One Tunturibacter gelidoferens genomic region harbors:
- a CDS encoding RepB family DNA primase has product MNTKIAEEFLTRCFRPDETIALLLRRENPLATTQRVVRLEQVLAPRHLAWLRHENVNGANVYVAVNPLRPGSRKRTKDSIAEVRHLYLDIDVDGENRLAALRASEVIPSPSTIISTSRDKYQVFWRVEGYDFDQQESTLKLLAVAFGGDPACTDRNRVLRIPGFENRKYDPAYAVTVEYPNDSVWQPGDFRLGQFAGIAIPLGGQTSLQSSGGQHTDSEADWAWTLRQLTLGNDAIALTLELANRRPDKPNPLYYAQRTVDLASARIALLDGTAIESVIALLVRRRSDEIPELICVSRAREIATTAQRMIARHKFASIHQPKENHNATA; this is encoded by the coding sequence ATGAACACGAAGATTGCCGAGGAATTCCTAACTCGATGCTTCCGGCCAGACGAGACGATTGCGCTGTTACTCAGACGTGAGAATCCGCTTGCGACAACCCAGCGCGTTGTTCGACTGGAACAGGTGCTTGCGCCTCGTCATCTTGCTTGGCTCCGGCACGAGAACGTCAACGGAGCCAACGTTTACGTTGCGGTGAATCCGCTACGTCCCGGCAGTCGCAAGCGGACGAAAGACAGCATCGCGGAAGTCCGCCATCTCTATCTGGATATCGACGTGGATGGTGAGAACCGGCTGGCCGCGCTCCGCGCATCCGAAGTGATTCCATCCCCGAGCACCATCATCTCGACATCGCGTGACAAATACCAGGTCTTTTGGCGCGTCGAAGGCTACGACTTCGACCAGCAGGAATCCACGCTAAAGCTGTTGGCAGTGGCTTTCGGTGGAGATCCCGCTTGCACCGATCGCAACAGAGTTCTCCGTATTCCAGGATTTGAAAACCGCAAGTACGATCCCGCGTATGCAGTGACCGTTGAATACCCCAATGATTCGGTCTGGCAGCCGGGTGACTTCAGGCTTGGTCAGTTCGCAGGCATTGCAATTCCATTGGGCGGTCAAACCTCGCTTCAATCCTCGGGCGGACAGCACACTGATTCCGAGGCGGATTGGGCATGGACTCTTCGCCAACTCACGCTTGGCAATGATGCGATAGCGCTCACCTTGGAACTGGCGAACCGGCGTCCCGATAAGCCGAATCCTCTTTACTACGCGCAACGCACCGTTGACCTTGCATCTGCTCGAATCGCGCTCCTTGATGGAACTGCTATCGAGAGCGTGATCGCCCTGCTTGTCCGCCGCCGTTCCGATGAGATTCCTGAGTTGATTTGCGTGTCGCGGGCACGTGAGATTGCGACCACGGCTCAGCGGATGATTGCCCGCCACAAGTTTGCCTCAATTCACCAACCCAAGGAGAACCACAATGCCACTGCTTGA
- a CDS encoding single-stranded DNA-binding protein, protein MYSNKVTLIGFLGNDAEVRTNDNRSFTTLSLATNSSYKKDGQYISHTEWHRCVNFGKLSEFAGTLKKGAHLQVEGELRSREYETKKVGKKPAQKKTIWEIRVNSILKLDRAEKAAAEEQENEPQLSLEAAA, encoded by the coding sequence ATGTACTCAAACAAAGTCACCCTCATCGGCTTCCTTGGCAACGACGCAGAAGTTCGCACCAATGACAACCGCAGCTTCACCACTCTCTCGTTGGCAACCAACAGTTCCTACAAGAAGGATGGTCAGTACATCTCGCACACCGAATGGCACCGTTGCGTGAACTTCGGCAAGCTCTCAGAGTTCGCCGGCACGCTGAAGAAGGGTGCTCATTTGCAGGTGGAAGGCGAACTGCGCAGCCGGGAGTACGAGACCAAGAAGGTCGGCAAGAAGCCAGCCCAAAAGAAGACCATCTGGGAGATCCGGGTGAACTCGATTCTCAAGCTGGACCGGGCCGAGAAGGCTGCCGCGGAAGAGCAGGAGAACGAACCTCAGCTTTCTTTGGAAGCGGCCGCATAA
- a CDS encoding dsDNA nuclease domain-containing protein encodes MIGPEHVLSERDPGDDMQRRLRYQAAYGALLCLECLDNETFSEVFCEHHEDFLVRKASGSYVGVQVKTRATHLGAFRSNDGPVTTALTRFVELDKEFPAAFEGFVLVTNCDFLDTGEQETNLPHVLRRLRSRPTAQFTGTMGGVIDGIKTATGSSKKHIREVLAKVELDGSLPKFEDITMNVATKIAGLEAYRSFSLEKLNSCAVSLINHVQISSGLSCDQPLRHHFVFSSSPAEEKSIAIIETKRIGRNLILTLLASHLADLIALQTSQPLKAIDLPAGHHVLEKKMAVGGISFPSIAIAKDHQVSAEYLLQRWVHSLGTVTATERFQHLDVLVRTRCAEAFDEVSGSGAPFGQAMLKSVRAKLEALAKDKDATYGLSYEQLLGFVSVATQECRQWWSEPFDLRGGTA; translated from the coding sequence ATGATCGGTCCCGAGCACGTTCTATCAGAGAGAGATCCTGGCGACGATATGCAACGCAGATTGCGTTATCAGGCCGCCTACGGGGCACTGCTCTGTCTTGAATGCTTGGACAACGAGACATTCTCCGAAGTATTTTGCGAACATCACGAGGATTTCCTGGTCCGCAAGGCATCTGGAAGCTATGTGGGGGTTCAGGTAAAGACTCGTGCAACGCACCTAGGCGCTTTTCGATCAAACGACGGCCCCGTGACGACCGCGTTGACGCGTTTCGTTGAGCTTGATAAAGAATTTCCAGCGGCATTCGAGGGCTTTGTACTCGTAACAAATTGCGATTTCCTCGATACCGGAGAGCAGGAGACGAACCTTCCCCATGTTCTCAGGAGACTGCGGTCGAGACCTACGGCTCAATTCACTGGCACAATGGGCGGCGTCATAGACGGAATCAAGACGGCGACAGGATCTTCCAAGAAGCACATCCGTGAGGTTCTCGCCAAGGTGGAATTGGACGGAAGCCTTCCCAAATTTGAAGACATTACGATGAATGTCGCCACCAAGATAGCGGGTTTGGAGGCATACCGGTCGTTTTCGCTGGAAAAACTCAACAGTTGTGCCGTCTCTCTTATCAACCACGTACAAATTTCTTCGGGGCTTAGCTGCGATCAACCTCTGCGCCACCATTTTGTATTTAGTTCTTCGCCGGCCGAGGAAAAGTCCATAGCGATCATCGAAACCAAACGAATAGGTCGGAACCTTATCTTAACTTTGCTGGCATCACACTTGGCTGACTTGATCGCACTGCAAACAAGTCAGCCATTGAAGGCAATCGACCTGCCAGCGGGCCATCATGTACTAGAGAAGAAGATGGCGGTAGGTGGGATCTCATTCCCTAGCATTGCTATCGCTAAGGATCATCAGGTTTCGGCTGAATACCTTCTTCAGCGCTGGGTTCATAGTTTGGGCACGGTGACAGCAACTGAACGGTTTCAACACCTAGATGTTCTAGTACGAACTCGCTGCGCCGAAGCCTTCGACGAAGTGAGTGGTTCTGGTGCCCCATTCGGACAGGCAATGCTTAAGTCTGTTCGCGCCAAGCTTGAGGCCTTAGCCAAAGACAAAGACGCCACGTATGGCTTGAGTTATGAGCAGTTGCTCGGATTCGTAAGCGTGGCCACCCAGGAATGCCGCCAATGGTGGTCCGAACCCTTCGACCTGCGGGGAGGGACTGCATAA
- a CDS encoding ParB/RepB/Spo0J family partition protein: protein MQDSSAFQFIAIDQIHESTTNPRRTFDEAKLYELAESIKHNGLIQPITVRPNNKGFEIVAGARRYRATLLTELLSVPARIVEVDDAKALEWQLVENSQRVDVHPYEEAQGFQRLLDIPGYDVAALVEKSGKSASHVYARLSLLQLIPTVAEAFTQERITASHANLIARLPQESQAEAFEQCWRKDWQDKEPHLLPAKHLTGWIQTNLYLSLADAPFEREDSTLNPTAGACTTCPRRSGYNTSLFCDIQGDQCLDSICFRSKVEAFLDREIAAHPGLVQIENGWRNPKEQRPGAVQRGHVRELDAVIDNPDAEPVMPCEAAKPAIVVYGKQLGQKLTVCTDKHCPVHDPQAAAEAAAHPVPIMAPTPEVETEEEAAQRQAEHEQRMAEYRAEQERKAEERKAEFDRQQKEYEAEQARRDKQRKARGAILERIIEQAPTTFNPAQLRVFLRLLIHLDYSFLEDVVTHFANDDENSQQSDEEIVLAALDGTADEKLTSLALRLVLSDHIGIPHENQPDLLTEAEQVFAPKKPKAVKDNADRSSKPKPTAAKVPTVKETRRKKAA from the coding sequence ATGCAGGATAGCAGCGCATTCCAGTTCATCGCCATCGACCAAATTCACGAGTCCACCACCAACCCCCGCCGCACCTTCGATGAGGCCAAGCTGTACGAACTAGCAGAGTCCATCAAGCACAACGGCCTGATTCAGCCGATCACCGTGCGACCCAACAACAAAGGGTTCGAAATCGTTGCCGGGGCCAGACGCTACCGGGCCACGCTGCTTACCGAGCTGCTTTCCGTTCCCGCCCGTATCGTCGAGGTCGACGATGCGAAGGCGCTTGAATGGCAGCTAGTCGAGAACAGCCAGCGTGTAGACGTTCACCCATACGAGGAGGCGCAGGGTTTCCAACGCTTGCTAGACATCCCCGGCTACGACGTAGCTGCCTTGGTCGAGAAGTCCGGCAAGAGCGCAAGCCATGTCTACGCTCGTCTGTCTCTCTTGCAACTCATCCCCACCGTGGCTGAGGCCTTCACCCAGGAACGCATCACCGCCAGCCATGCCAACCTTATCGCCCGTCTTCCGCAAGAGAGTCAGGCCGAAGCCTTCGAGCAATGCTGGCGCAAGGACTGGCAGGACAAAGAACCTCACCTCCTACCCGCCAAGCATCTTACCGGGTGGATACAGACGAACCTTTACCTGTCCCTCGCGGATGCGCCATTCGAGCGCGAAGACTCCACCCTCAACCCCACTGCCGGTGCTTGCACCACTTGCCCCCGTCGCAGCGGGTACAACACGTCACTCTTCTGCGACATTCAGGGCGACCAATGCCTTGACTCTATCTGCTTTCGCAGCAAGGTTGAGGCATTCCTTGACCGGGAGATTGCAGCGCATCCCGGCCTCGTCCAGATCGAGAACGGTTGGCGAAATCCCAAGGAGCAACGACCCGGAGCGGTGCAGCGCGGTCACGTTCGGGAGCTTGACGCCGTGATCGACAATCCGGACGCCGAACCGGTGATGCCCTGCGAAGCTGCCAAGCCTGCCATCGTCGTCTATGGCAAACAGCTGGGCCAAAAACTTACGGTTTGCACCGACAAGCATTGCCCGGTGCATGACCCACAGGCAGCAGCCGAAGCCGCCGCCCATCCTGTCCCGATCATGGCACCCACACCAGAAGTCGAAACAGAAGAGGAGGCAGCGCAACGCCAAGCCGAGCACGAACAGAGGATGGCGGAGTACAGGGCCGAACAGGAGCGCAAGGCGGAGGAGCGCAAGGCGGAGTTCGATCGTCAGCAAAAGGAGTATGAGGCCGAGCAAGCCCGCCGCGACAAGCAGCGCAAGGCACGAGGTGCCATCTTGGAGCGCATCATCGAACAGGCTCCCACAACCTTCAACCCCGCACAGTTGCGCGTATTCCTTCGGTTGCTCATCCATCTGGACTATAGCTTTCTTGAAGACGTTGTCACTCACTTCGCAAACGACGATGAGAACTCGCAACAGTCGGACGAGGAGATTGTGCTGGCAGCGTTGGACGGCACCGCAGACGAGAAGCTAACCAGCCTCGCCTTGCGTCTCGTCCTCTCAGATCACATTGGCATCCCGCACGAGAACCAACCGGACTTGCTCACTGAAGCCGAGCAAGTGTTCGCTCCGAAGAAACCTAAGGCTGTCAAAGACAACGCCGACCGTTCGAGCAAGCCGAAGCCAACAGCCGCGAAGGTGCCAACAGTGAAGGAGACGAGGCGAAAGAAAGCTGCTTAG
- a CDS encoding type IV secretion system DNA-binding domain-containing protein has protein sequence MANQWGRRETIIWPPHVPILSYTALATALLCTCFFVWQRLNFSLAPLQKSYITEYLRSQVGSTFKAHQSYRLLYLGDGRVKLRLALPADFTDGTTILPNGKTLPVELSDVAKLQGYRWFFRGPAEKLADVSMHRWLRTAVYEDEGLLRLFAVSLIEGTACLAVMLWFAIPRDIRRFKQMKYGRILRGPQMLSPEEFNRQQKGDGIGLKTTELGKMMRIPLRKEAQHFQIMGDTGVGKTQLIMQILRQIRERGDSAILYDPACEYLQRFYDSKRGDVVLNPLDERCPYWGPAQEMASNAEADAIAASLYQPSTDVKDEFFHQTPAQIFAHLLKKGPTAHQLAEWMANSDTLETLVAGTEMSFYIDRKAGPQRAGVLASLGLVAKCFRILPEKAQTNGTWNARTWSKERKGWVFITSRPAERETLRPLHSLWIDLLVMRLLTAPQPGQKPVWFVIDELASLLQRTKRRSDAASRNAF, from the coding sequence ATGGCAAACCAATGGGGACGAAGGGAGACCATTATCTGGCCTCCCCATGTACCAATTCTGAGCTATACCGCTCTCGCTACCGCACTTCTATGCACCTGCTTTTTCGTCTGGCAAAGGCTCAACTTCTCGCTCGCGCCTCTGCAGAAAAGCTACATCACCGAGTACCTTCGCTCGCAGGTTGGGAGTACGTTCAAGGCCCACCAGAGCTATCGTTTGCTCTATCTCGGAGATGGCAGGGTCAAGCTACGCCTCGCCCTTCCGGCGGACTTTACCGATGGCACCACCATTCTCCCTAACGGGAAAACACTCCCGGTTGAGCTTTCCGATGTAGCCAAGTTGCAGGGATATCGCTGGTTCTTTCGAGGGCCAGCAGAGAAGCTAGCGGATGTGTCCATGCACCGCTGGCTCCGTACCGCCGTGTACGAAGACGAAGGCTTGCTGAGGCTCTTCGCCGTCAGCCTGATTGAAGGGACAGCCTGCCTTGCTGTGATGCTTTGGTTCGCAATTCCGCGCGACATACGACGCTTCAAACAGATGAAGTATGGGCGCATCTTGCGCGGTCCTCAGATGTTGTCTCCGGAAGAATTCAATAGGCAGCAGAAGGGCGATGGCATCGGCTTGAAAACGACTGAACTCGGAAAGATGATGCGGATTCCGCTGCGGAAAGAAGCACAGCACTTCCAGATCATGGGTGATACCGGCGTCGGCAAGACCCAGCTCATCATGCAAATCCTTCGTCAGATTCGAGAGCGGGGAGACTCCGCGATCCTCTACGATCCCGCCTGCGAATATCTTCAGCGGTTCTACGATAGCAAGCGGGGAGATGTCGTTCTGAACCCACTCGACGAGCGTTGCCCCTATTGGGGACCAGCGCAGGAGATGGCTTCGAATGCCGAGGCCGACGCCATTGCGGCTTCGCTCTATCAGCCGTCCACGGATGTGAAGGATGAGTTCTTTCACCAGACGCCTGCCCAGATATTCGCTCACCTTCTGAAGAAGGGACCGACTGCCCATCAGCTTGCCGAGTGGATGGCGAACAGCGACACGTTGGAGACTCTGGTAGCGGGTACGGAGATGTCCTTCTATATTGATCGCAAAGCAGGACCGCAACGAGCCGGCGTCCTCGCGTCGCTTGGTTTGGTTGCGAAATGCTTCCGCATTCTTCCTGAAAAAGCCCAAACCAATGGCACTTGGAACGCCCGGACTTGGTCAAAAGAACGTAAAGGTTGGGTGTTCATCACCTCTCGCCCCGCAGAGCGGGAAACGCTCCGTCCCTTGCACTCGCTGTGGATTGATCTGCTCGTCATGCGCCTGCTTACTGCACCTCAGCCGGGACAGAAGCCGGTCTGGTTTGTGATCGACGAGTTGGCAAGCCTACTACAGCGAACAAAACGGCGATCTGATGCGGCGTCCAGAAATGCTTTTTGA
- a CDS encoding DUF6908 domain-containing protein, whose translation MLFELGIADDGSSLLNPFYWRNDFVGTEQHSRLIADGRYIVNTETYQRHTRFAQEWDDALRAQDLVDAFVSSSDLS comes from the coding sequence ATGCTTTTTGAGCTGGGAATAGCTGATGACGGCTCGTCCTTACTCAATCCCTTCTACTGGCGTAATGACTTCGTTGGCACCGAACAGCACTCGCGTCTAATCGCTGATGGACGTTACATCGTCAACACAGAAACCTACCAACGGCACACTCGCTTTGCTCAGGAATGGGATGACGCGCTCAGGGCTCAAGACCTAGTTGATGCCTTCGTGAGCAGTAGCGACCTAAGCTAA
- a CDS encoding CpaF family protein: MSYQLILPFFPEEIRELLLDPSISDLMINGTTGVYADRGGIVQHIPLSNPYTNERLQAAIERVARILGQDLTTQNPILNTRLPDGSRVAVVGAPSSINGPTLTIRKFNRWYTTDELVGSGSMPKHVRDTVVELIGKKMNGIISGGTGSGKTTLMKAFLDHIPENERLLIIEQPAELKVAHPNAVRWEAVEEIPGQVAITPSELLAAALRHRPDRIIIGEIRNECGYDLLQAMNTGHGGTLSTIHAKSAWDALNRLSNLALSARPNLNHAFMRSETAEAIDFVLYCERDHTGRRRVRELITVSGYSHADQSFQTEEVYRAAA, encoded by the coding sequence ATGAGCTACCAGCTGATTCTTCCGTTCTTTCCCGAAGAAATTCGCGAGCTTCTGCTAGACCCGTCCATCTCAGACCTCATGATCAACGGGACGACTGGTGTTTATGCAGATCGGGGCGGCATCGTGCAGCATATTCCTCTATCAAACCCGTATACGAACGAACGACTCCAAGCGGCGATTGAACGCGTCGCACGCATCCTCGGCCAGGACCTCACGACCCAGAATCCGATCCTCAATACCCGTCTGCCAGACGGCTCCCGAGTTGCCGTCGTTGGAGCGCCATCGTCGATCAATGGCCCGACCCTAACCATCCGCAAATTCAACCGCTGGTATACGACCGATGAGCTAGTTGGATCAGGCAGTATGCCGAAGCATGTGCGAGACACTGTGGTTGAGCTGATTGGCAAGAAGATGAACGGCATCATCAGCGGTGGAACAGGCTCAGGCAAGACGACCCTGATGAAGGCGTTCCTTGACCACATTCCAGAGAACGAACGGCTCCTTATCATCGAGCAACCGGCGGAGCTGAAGGTTGCTCATCCAAACGCCGTTCGTTGGGAGGCAGTAGAAGAGATTCCAGGGCAAGTTGCCATCACTCCAAGCGAACTCTTGGCCGCTGCTCTACGCCATCGTCCCGACCGAATCATCATTGGCGAAATCCGCAATGAATGCGGCTATGACCTCCTGCAGGCGATGAACACGGGGCATGGCGGAACACTCTCCACAATCCATGCCAAGTCGGCTTGGGACGCGCTGAATCGCCTATCCAATCTTGCGCTGAGTGCCAGACCAAATCTGAACCATGCCTTCATGCGGTCGGAGACCGCAGAAGCCATCGACTTCGTGCTCTATTGCGAGCGTGACCACACAGGCCGGCGTCGCGTTCGCGAGTTGATTACCGTGAGCGGTTACAGCCACGCTGACCAGAGCTTCCAGACAGAAGAGGTCTATCGGGCAGCCGCCTAG
- a CDS encoding helix-turn-helix domain-containing protein → MMDQKKPPASERLLPILGRPGIEPLLDSHAAAALLGVHPRTLQRMVLRGEIAGVHVGKLWRFRPSAIDQWIERQLVG, encoded by the coding sequence ATGATGGACCAGAAGAAGCCACCGGCTTCAGAGCGCCTGCTCCCCATTCTGGGGAGGCCGGGTATAGAGCCATTGCTCGACAGTCATGCCGCTGCTGCCTTGCTTGGCGTTCATCCCCGAACGCTGCAACGGATGGTTCTGAGGGGCGAGATCGCCGGGGTGCATGTCGGCAAGCTCTGGCGATTCAGGCCTTCGGCGATAGACCAATGGATCGAGCGCCAGCTCGTTGGTTAG
- a CDS encoding LysR family transcriptional regulator: MQSKLKMRHFEAVIALAEEMHYGRAAERVGLSQSGLSRCIQSAEREAKTTLFDRDRNKMELTDAGRTYVEHARVAVAYGERAMKSAKASRVGADSVLQVGKAPDVAPILIEILYSIRLPLYPHLEISVHSEPSSDLAHDLLSADLDLAIISDPAKNPKLTMNKLIETPLHIVLPREHPLSSKASVKLSDLRNERWIVFQKRLHPILYDRIMKRAHDAGFEPRRLDHILFADEAETMLTAAPGVAFLTMANAMKLNGGRLVARPLDEAALCLDEWLVARSDDSSKVVSEFVRAFVTKSKTVLQPLQMTLPIGAKGSLTQCVPS; encoded by the coding sequence ATGCAGAGCAAACTAAAGATGCGGCATTTCGAAGCCGTAATTGCCCTCGCAGAAGAGATGCATTACGGTCGGGCAGCCGAACGGGTTGGGCTGTCGCAATCCGGACTGAGCCGGTGCATTCAGAGCGCAGAGCGCGAAGCAAAAACCACGCTTTTCGACCGCGACCGAAACAAGATGGAATTGACGGACGCAGGGAGAACCTACGTCGAACATGCCCGAGTTGCGGTCGCTTATGGCGAACGAGCGATGAAGTCGGCGAAGGCCAGCCGCGTCGGGGCTGACAGCGTTCTGCAAGTCGGAAAAGCCCCTGACGTAGCCCCAATCCTGATCGAAATCCTCTACTCCATTCGCCTTCCTCTGTACCCGCATTTGGAAATTAGCGTCCACAGTGAACCGTCGTCAGATCTAGCTCACGATCTCCTTAGTGCGGATCTCGATCTGGCGATCATCAGCGATCCCGCCAAGAACCCGAAGTTGACCATGAACAAACTGATCGAAACGCCACTCCATATCGTCCTGCCACGCGAACATCCGCTCTCTTCCAAAGCATCGGTAAAACTCTCCGATCTCCGCAATGAGCGTTGGATCGTCTTCCAGAAACGACTGCACCCAATTCTTTACGACAGAATCATGAAGCGGGCTCACGACGCGGGATTTGAGCCGAGACGGCTGGATCATATCCTCTTTGCGGATGAGGCGGAAACTATGCTCACAGCGGCTCCTGGCGTTGCGTTCCTGACGATGGCAAACGCGATGAAACTCAACGGAGGTCGGTTGGTTGCGAGGCCACTAGACGAAGCAGCACTCTGTCTCGACGAATGGCTCGTGGCCCGTTCGGACGACAGCTCGAAGGTTGTGAGCGAGTTCGTCCGAGCGTTCGTCACAAAATCCAAGACTGTTCTGCAGCCGCTACAGATGACTCTTCCGATTGGAGCAAAGGGCTCGCTGACCCAATGCGTACCGAGCTAG
- a CDS encoding AAA family ATPase has protein sequence MNFRLQKLVIQFGRSREEIGLDHHLTIFHGKISSGKSTIAKLIDACLGGSLPQVPAIKQEFVSAELSARIGRYDVLFERNAGSRQVQVSWTSESGDGASLMAPIENAPSPIWGDKVFGLSDLIFELAGVGPMRVRRNKTDPDAPLIPLSFRDVMWYCYLDQDELDSTFFHLEAEDPRSPKSRDVMRFVLGYYTERLNELEQQLAREVEDNRTKTESARRMKLFLTELGYGSELEMNVRLSELERSQERRDRQLAELQENQEADTHFSDDLRTELRGLAVRIEAETEAIANGERILSEETALRGELISAKFKLHRMSSATVILGAVEYTACPRCGTELAEFARHPTDCHLCGAPEKAQSNYERRQTNVEQPDLDARLADIEQSISTRKKSLIKQQRELDVLKEQKSFRDSELTRLMRSYDSAFLSQVRNLERELASGRQEIIGLRRDARLPQALLELEYEADQHLTNAQRIRRELKSERDRIADRDNLVGQLESYVFDALMSSGFPALSTSDSLYINRKNWMAYIFPHGDESLSYTLSGAGSGGKKTLFNICYAVALHRLAEELDLPLPLFVIIDSPMKNIGTEVNKDIFIAFYKHLYGLLSTTMTKTQFIIIDTELSTPTIDLDYTDRLMIAGDAEHPPLIPYYSGH, from the coding sequence ATGAACTTTAGACTTCAGAAACTGGTTATTCAGTTTGGCAGGTCCCGCGAGGAGATTGGGCTAGATCATCACCTGACGATCTTTCATGGCAAGATTTCTTCTGGCAAAAGCACGATCGCGAAACTCATCGATGCGTGTCTGGGTGGCAGTCTTCCGCAGGTACCTGCAATCAAACAGGAATTTGTTTCGGCTGAATTATCCGCACGGATTGGACGATACGACGTTCTCTTTGAAAGAAATGCAGGCTCGCGGCAGGTGCAAGTTTCCTGGACGAGCGAAAGCGGCGACGGTGCGTCACTTATGGCACCAATTGAGAATGCCCCCTCTCCCATTTGGGGAGACAAGGTCTTTGGCCTGAGCGACCTTATCTTCGAATTGGCGGGTGTTGGTCCAATGCGTGTGCGGCGAAACAAGACTGACCCAGACGCCCCTCTCATTCCTCTCAGCTTTAGAGACGTAATGTGGTATTGCTATTTGGATCAAGACGAACTTGATTCAACGTTCTTCCATCTGGAAGCTGAAGATCCCCGTTCCCCAAAGAGTCGAGATGTAATGCGCTTTGTGCTCGGCTACTATACGGAACGATTGAATGAGCTTGAACAACAGCTTGCGAGGGAAGTCGAAGACAATCGCACTAAAACCGAATCGGCCAGGCGTATGAAGCTATTCCTAACTGAACTCGGGTACGGGAGCGAACTCGAAATGAATGTTCGCCTGTCCGAACTCGAACGATCTCAAGAAAGAAGAGACCGACAGCTTGCAGAGCTTCAAGAGAATCAAGAGGCGGATACTCATTTCTCGGACGATCTGCGTACGGAGTTGCGCGGTCTTGCCGTTCGCATCGAGGCAGAGACTGAAGCGATTGCAAATGGGGAGCGCATTCTTTCCGAAGAAACTGCGTTAAGGGGAGAACTGATCTCAGCCAAATTTAAGCTCCATCGAATGAGCAGTGCAACGGTGATTCTAGGAGCAGTCGAGTACACGGCGTGTCCGAGGTGTGGCACAGAATTAGCGGAATTCGCCAGACACCCCACTGACTGTCATTTATGCGGCGCGCCTGAGAAAGCGCAGAGCAACTATGAGCGGCGTCAAACAAACGTTGAGCAACCTGATCTGGACGCCCGCCTTGCCGATATTGAGCAGTCGATCTCCACACGAAAGAAATCCCTAATCAAACAGCAGCGTGAGCTAGATGTCCTAAAGGAGCAAAAGAGCTTTCGGGACTCTGAACTGACGCGACTCATGCGAAGTTACGATTCAGCGTTCTTGTCACAAGTGCGCAATTTGGAGCGAGAACTGGCGAGCGGTCGTCAAGAGATTATCGGCTTGCGGCGCGATGCGCGGTTACCTCAAGCCCTCTTAGAACTCGAATACGAAGCGGATCAACACCTCACTAACGCACAACGAATTCGCAGAGAACTGAAGTCCGAACGAGACCGAATCGCTGACAGAGACAATCTTGTCGGTCAACTAGAGAGTTACGTCTTCGATGCGCTGATGTCCTCTGGCTTCCCAGCGCTCAGTACCTCCGATAGTTTGTACATCAACAGAAAGAACTGGATGGCTTACATCTTCCCGCATGGTGATGAGAGCCTTTCGTACACCCTCAGTGGCGCGGGTTCGGGAGGCAAGAAGACTCTTTTCAACATCTGCTACGCAGTTGCATTGCACAGATTGGCGGAAGAACTAGATCTTCCTTTGCCGCTCTTCGTCATTATCGATTCCCCGATGAAGAACATTGGCACTGAGGTAAATAAGGACATCTTTATAGCTTTCTACAAACACCTCTATGGTCTCCTTTCTACGACGATGACAAAGACTCAGTTCATCATTATCGACACGGAACTCTCTACGCCGACAATTGACCTGGACTACACAGACCGCCTAATGATCGCTGGGGACGCTGAACATCCTCCGTTGATCCCTTATTACAGCGGACACTAG
- a CDS encoding helix-turn-helix domain-containing protein has protein sequence MRDYYAGVLSKLISARQEAGLTQREVSIQLGMAHSFMNKCESGERAIDVAELWAIGKLYGKPISFFAPDES, from the coding sequence ATGAGAGATTACTACGCCGGAGTCTTGTCCAAACTAATTTCTGCGCGGCAGGAAGCCGGTCTTACCCAGCGTGAGGTTTCCATCCAGCTGGGGATGGCGCACTCCTTCATGAATAAGTGCGAATCAGGCGAAAGGGCTATCGACGTAGCCGAGCTTTGGGCTATTGGAAAGCTTTACGGCAAGCCCATAAGTTTCTTTGCTCCGGACGAGTCCTAG